A window of Pirellula sp. SH-Sr6A contains these coding sequences:
- the metF gene encoding methylenetetrahydrofolate reductase [NAD(P)H]: MGLRDYFSSGRGLSFELFPPKSDEGVEQLLVTVGELAEFSPDFFTCTYGAGGSTRGRTLEILERVKKQTSIPVASHLTCVGSTVDELRDYLRAAIAIGTDYIVALRGDPPKGETVFQQTEGGLCYANELVSLIRSEFSQLGIAVAGYPEVHQEAPNAEVDLDNLKRKVDAGADIIVTQLFYNNVDYFRFVDKCKAKGIEIPIVPGILPVTNLAQIQRIASLCKASLPDSFVSRLQHNADPSWQFQVGVEFAQAQVDDLLKRGVPGVHFYVLNKSQATSEVLKAHWTVA, encoded by the coding sequence ATGGGGCTTCGCGATTATTTTAGTTCTGGAAGAGGTCTTTCGTTCGAGCTTTTTCCTCCCAAGAGCGACGAAGGCGTCGAGCAATTACTGGTGACAGTCGGTGAATTGGCAGAGTTCTCGCCCGATTTCTTCACCTGCACCTATGGCGCGGGTGGATCGACCAGGGGAAGAACCTTAGAAATTTTAGAGCGAGTGAAAAAACAAACGAGCATCCCCGTGGCCTCGCATTTGACGTGCGTTGGCTCCACGGTGGACGAGCTCCGTGACTATCTTCGTGCCGCGATCGCAATCGGTACGGACTACATCGTCGCCCTTCGCGGTGATCCCCCCAAGGGGGAAACTGTTTTTCAGCAAACCGAAGGGGGACTTTGCTATGCGAATGAATTGGTTTCTCTGATCCGATCCGAGTTCAGCCAATTGGGGATTGCCGTGGCTGGCTACCCGGAGGTGCATCAAGAGGCTCCCAACGCCGAAGTCGACTTGGACAACCTAAAGCGAAAAGTCGATGCAGGGGCCGACATCATCGTGACGCAGCTTTTCTACAACAACGTGGACTACTTCCGATTCGTTGACAAGTGCAAGGCGAAAGGAATCGAGATCCCCATCGTTCCTGGAATCCTACCTGTCACCAATTTGGCCCAAATTCAACGGATCGCATCCCTCTGCAAAGCGTCCCTGCCTGACTCGTTTGTATCACGGCTGCAGCACAATGCCGACCCAAGCTGGCAATTCCAAGTCGGAGTGGAGTTCGCTCAAGCACAAGTGGATGATCTCTTGAAACGAGGAGTTCCTGGCGTCCACTTTTATGTGTTGAACAAGTCGCAAGCGACTTCCGAAGTTCTCAAAGCCCACTGGACTGTCGCCTGA
- a CDS encoding HlyD family efflux transporter periplasmic adaptor subunit has translation MSNKNPIVRLRPEVSFHCVPTRQGVRYVAEDLSRDKFWRLGPLEYELCALLDGEWRLQEAVAIGRKHSRVIGAQDPSKVQKTLVWLMQAGILERTDEESSVASLEPATATPPPKLFDPSFFRIPVLNSEQLEAITKPLLWLLSIPAACVAALIWGIGISFAITDFHKITSLSSELFVPGSYWWLLIAWVVLKTVHELGHAVACTRVGAKPRSAGIGFMFFAPSPYVNVTSVWRIDNRWSRILVSASGMLFEWTIAAVAAIGVCTLESPNLRYMCASIVTMGTFSTLVFNGNPLMRFDGYYILIDLIGRPNLWQDAQATVKQIGRRMFFRSERNTPIAPMLLLYGLASWASRMLTMLTMGWGLWVAWDGIGMLVVVAFSLLWFIVPRVLARKSTSPGLGWRAIMKSFRELDPTKCKRAALLLAGIIVLGFLPSPLQIYWPGCVDFIEPSELRVDASGFVKEVLVHDGQGVREGDEIIRMDNPALQIEYEIAVQMKESSERRCHMLRAQKKESELQAEEAVLEALRFQCTSLKDKLDSLIVKAPRDGVLMIRASQNLKGNYLESGSSIGLVVDPAKLEVRASIPQDAWERVSCTNGEPMVVRLSNGERWEGSVLQVLPRSTEVLNFPSLGGIFGGPIAVRSEKDEQGKEEYKTDKPRLEVRVALKPKSVTSSAWNTAMARSLPPAGIHCSLRLENESENSWQSLWRWVDAALRFQFRDGPTA, from the coding sequence ATGTCTAACAAGAACCCTATTGTTCGATTGCGACCTGAGGTGAGCTTTCACTGCGTGCCTACCCGGCAGGGAGTACGCTATGTGGCGGAGGACTTGAGCCGGGACAAGTTTTGGCGATTGGGCCCGCTCGAATACGAGCTATGTGCACTGCTGGACGGCGAGTGGCGACTGCAGGAAGCCGTGGCCATCGGACGTAAACACAGCCGCGTCATCGGAGCGCAAGATCCTAGCAAAGTTCAAAAAACGCTTGTCTGGCTAATGCAGGCGGGCATCTTGGAACGAACCGACGAAGAGTCTTCGGTCGCATCGCTCGAGCCTGCGACAGCAACACCTCCTCCGAAGCTTTTTGATCCTAGTTTTTTTCGCATACCGGTTCTGAATTCCGAGCAACTCGAAGCGATCACAAAACCTTTATTGTGGTTACTTTCCATTCCCGCAGCTTGTGTCGCAGCGTTGATCTGGGGAATCGGGATCAGTTTCGCGATTACCGATTTTCATAAGATCACATCGCTGAGTTCGGAGCTCTTTGTCCCGGGCAGCTATTGGTGGTTATTGATTGCCTGGGTTGTGCTCAAAACGGTGCATGAATTGGGACATGCTGTCGCATGCACTCGAGTCGGAGCGAAGCCTCGTTCCGCAGGCATTGGATTCATGTTTTTCGCACCATCCCCCTATGTGAACGTCACCAGCGTTTGGAGAATTGACAATCGATGGTCTAGGATCCTCGTCAGCGCATCGGGAATGCTTTTCGAATGGACGATTGCAGCGGTTGCAGCGATCGGGGTTTGCACGTTGGAGTCACCCAATCTTCGGTACATGTGCGCTTCTATTGTGACGATGGGGACTTTTTCAACCCTCGTCTTCAACGGTAATCCATTGATGCGATTTGATGGTTACTACATTTTGATCGATTTGATTGGACGTCCAAATCTGTGGCAGGACGCGCAAGCCACGGTGAAACAGATAGGGCGTCGAATGTTCTTTCGGTCCGAGCGAAACACACCCATTGCACCGATGTTGTTGCTTTATGGACTTGCAAGTTGGGCATCGCGAATGCTGACCATGTTGACGATGGGCTGGGGTCTTTGGGTCGCCTGGGATGGAATCGGCATGCTGGTCGTCGTAGCGTTTTCGCTTTTGTGGTTCATCGTACCGCGTGTACTCGCACGCAAATCAACATCGCCGGGGTTGGGATGGCGAGCGATCATGAAATCGTTTCGGGAGCTTGATCCAACCAAATGCAAACGAGCCGCGTTGCTGCTTGCGGGCATCATCGTTCTCGGATTCCTTCCCTCTCCGCTGCAAATCTACTGGCCTGGCTGTGTCGACTTTATCGAACCCTCGGAGCTCCGCGTGGATGCGTCAGGGTTTGTGAAGGAAGTTCTGGTGCACGATGGACAAGGGGTACGCGAGGGGGACGAAATCATTCGAATGGATAATCCTGCGCTGCAAATCGAGTACGAGATCGCGGTGCAGATGAAAGAGTCCAGTGAGCGTCGATGCCACATGCTCCGCGCGCAAAAGAAAGAATCGGAATTACAAGCCGAAGAAGCAGTTCTGGAGGCTCTGCGATTCCAGTGCACTTCTTTGAAAGACAAATTGGATTCGCTCATCGTGAAGGCTCCTCGAGATGGCGTCTTAATGATCCGAGCGTCTCAGAATTTGAAAGGCAACTACCTGGAATCAGGCAGTTCGATCGGTTTGGTCGTCGATCCCGCGAAGCTCGAGGTTCGAGCCAGTATCCCCCAGGACGCTTGGGAACGAGTTTCGTGCACGAACGGGGAGCCGATGGTCGTTAGACTATCGAATGGCGAGCGCTGGGAAGGATCCGTGCTTCAAGTCCTCCCGAGATCGACCGAGGTCTTGAACTTTCCAAGTTTGGGGGGCATCTTCGGAGGTCCCATCGCAGTGCGATCGGAGAAGGATGAGCAGGGGAAGGAAGAGTACAAAACAGATAAACCGAGGCTGGAAGTTCGCGTTGCATTGAAGCCCAAGTCAGTCACTTCATCTGCGTGGAACACAGCTATGGCTCGAAGCCTTCCTCCTGCCGGCATTCATTGCTCATTGCGTCTGGAAAACGAGAGCGAAAATAGTTGGCAATCGCTATGGCGGTGGGTCGACGCAGCGCTGAGGTTTCAGTTCCGAGACGGTCCGACTGCATAG
- the proC gene encoding pyrroline-5-carboxylate reductase: MSNTIGFLGGGQMATAIAKGVIAAGLAKPSDLVIYEPNATQQTRLRELFPECTLPESTQELFDKAARVVLAVKPQVLAEIAISLRHHTRNEHLLVSIAAGIPLKKLSDWFESERVIRVMPNTPCQSRQGASGIAVGKGVSPQDAAWCESIFGAVGRFVRCTDDQLHAVTGLSGSGPAYVLMMIEALSDGGVMSGLSRQTALELAVQTVLGAATMVQETGTHPAVLREQVTSPAGTTASALAVLERAGFRSALIDAVVAASQRSRELS; the protein is encoded by the coding sequence ATGTCAAACACAATCGGATTTCTCGGCGGCGGGCAAATGGCCACGGCGATTGCCAAGGGTGTCATCGCTGCAGGGCTCGCAAAGCCCTCGGACTTGGTGATTTATGAACCGAATGCCACGCAACAAACCCGATTGCGCGAACTATTTCCAGAGTGCACACTCCCCGAGTCAACGCAAGAATTGTTCGACAAGGCCGCGCGCGTGGTGCTGGCTGTTAAGCCGCAAGTCCTTGCGGAGATCGCGATCTCGCTGAGACACCACACCCGCAACGAGCATTTGCTCGTATCCATCGCAGCGGGCATTCCCCTAAAGAAGTTGTCGGATTGGTTTGAGAGCGAACGCGTAATCCGTGTGATGCCCAACACCCCCTGCCAAAGCCGCCAAGGTGCAAGTGGAATCGCCGTTGGGAAAGGGGTTAGCCCGCAAGACGCCGCGTGGTGCGAGTCGATCTTCGGTGCTGTAGGGCGCTTTGTCCGGTGCACCGACGACCAATTGCACGCCGTAACCGGGCTCTCGGGATCGGGACCTGCCTATGTGCTCATGATGATTGAAGCCCTGAGCGACGGTGGTGTCATGAGCGGACTCAGCCGACAAACAGCCTTGGAACTGGCCGTACAAACAGTCCTAGGGGCAGCTACCATGGTGCAAGAGACTGGAACCCATCCCGCGGTGCTTCGCGAGCAAGTTACCAGCCCTGCCGGAACAACCGCTTCTGCTCTCGCTGTCCTCGAGCGAGCAGGATTCCGCAGCGCTCTCATCGACGCTGTCGTGGCTGCTTCCCAACGGTCGCGCGAACTGAGCTGA
- a CDS encoding efflux RND transporter periplasmic adaptor subunit produces MRSHCLQTLALLFAFFCISEPLLSQSVISRNTSSIDSQGGLEPYRVTEVATAEIGLVREIYVKRGETVVAGMPLGRLDDEQQKVALKEAEADALATGMIETARKEVHFNEKRVAVTKALVEDGKASPRELERYVMEWEIAAAKLRAQEESKQIAKVRREKAMISLKDRTIRAPHDGVIDEIFRGEGEYIASNSPSFVRLIDVSRLRATFMLPEELADKFRNRVEAEIRLPSHSVVSGKIEYLSPFASAEGRTIVMTVLIENPDSTIRSAHCELVLP; encoded by the coding sequence ATGCGTTCACATTGCCTCCAAACGCTCGCGCTGTTATTCGCGTTTTTCTGCATCAGCGAGCCACTCCTGTCTCAGTCTGTGATTTCGAGGAACACATCCTCGATCGATTCGCAGGGTGGATTGGAACCGTACCGAGTCACAGAAGTGGCGACGGCGGAAATAGGCTTAGTGCGTGAAATCTACGTGAAACGAGGGGAAACCGTCGTCGCAGGAATGCCTCTTGGGCGTTTAGACGATGAGCAGCAGAAAGTGGCATTGAAAGAGGCGGAGGCGGACGCCCTGGCGACGGGAATGATCGAAACCGCCCGCAAAGAAGTCCATTTCAACGAGAAGCGTGTGGCTGTCACCAAAGCGCTTGTCGAGGATGGGAAAGCCAGTCCCAGAGAGTTGGAACGTTATGTCATGGAATGGGAGATTGCTGCGGCAAAGCTCCGAGCGCAGGAGGAGTCGAAGCAGATTGCGAAGGTCCGCCGCGAGAAAGCCATGATCTCTCTCAAAGACCGCACCATTCGAGCTCCCCATGATGGCGTGATCGATGAAATTTTTCGCGGGGAAGGGGAGTACATTGCAAGCAATTCTCCATCCTTCGTGCGGCTCATCGACGTTTCCCGTCTCAGAGCCACGTTTATGTTACCGGAAGAGTTGGCCGACAAATTTCGGAACCGTGTCGAAGCCGAGATCAGGTTGCCGAGCCATTCCGTGGTTTCTGGAAAGATTGAGTACCTATCTCCCTTTGCGAGTGCAGAGGGGAGAACCATCGTCATGACCGTCTTGATCGAGAATCCTGATTCGACCATTCGATCTGCTCATTGCGAGCTCGTGTTGCCCTAG
- a CDS encoding efflux RND transporter periplasmic adaptor subunit, with amino-acid sequence MTDPLSFRPKGTESHPVPSSVLSSPLIDMDTTLSRLSDAGAMLEESLDASEQILRELAVGSQLDEMQSGVKQHGDRVAIPSPTPPGLDPMDPHFLDRWLSSASQVFESAAGFVLVNASGKILESYFKGFDSVPLRLQSGMLTKIAKQAILDSSVLLSVSSIAANDSEDDPTIPASSSNSFCVNLNRLSQITKRPLLAWVWRLRHSSGFAMLIVDASIDAEEKIRLAQIIDHQPTEARLIRLERELDAWYLIKRCKWAIRWFHRADWIKTHPRAFAIPAICAVLSLVCPVPYYPKRECVFEPEFKQFVPSPVEGRIAKCFVRPGDRVETGQLLANLDGEEMKRELATAEAELEGAQKKFNSALASKSSGELGLAKVEIQKSEAKIHNLRDQLQRLEVRATTEGVIVQGDWQKSVGMPVTLGQNLFEIAKLESMTAEVHLSAQDLGQITVGDRVAIRTDVSGGHTFLGEIGRIEPRAKIEDTEAIFVADVVISDPHFELRPGMKASAQITAGWRSVGWLLFSRPYRWFLNQWVW; translated from the coding sequence ATGACCGATCCTCTCTCATTCCGACCAAAGGGCACCGAGTCCCATCCAGTTCCGTCCTCGGTACTGAGCTCACCATTGATCGATATGGATACCACGCTTAGTCGGTTATCCGACGCTGGTGCGATGCTTGAAGAGTCCCTCGACGCGAGCGAGCAAATTCTTCGCGAGTTGGCTGTTGGTTCCCAACTGGATGAAATGCAATCCGGCGTCAAGCAGCATGGAGATCGGGTGGCGATCCCTTCTCCGACGCCTCCGGGCCTGGACCCCATGGATCCCCATTTCTTGGACCGTTGGCTTTCAAGTGCGAGCCAAGTCTTCGAATCGGCCGCGGGTTTCGTTTTGGTAAACGCATCCGGGAAGATACTCGAGAGTTACTTCAAGGGATTTGATAGTGTGCCGCTGCGGCTGCAATCGGGCATGCTGACCAAGATCGCGAAGCAAGCGATACTCGATTCGAGCGTTCTCTTGTCCGTAAGCAGTATCGCTGCAAATGATTCGGAGGATGATCCCACTATCCCCGCTTCGAGCAGCAACTCCTTTTGCGTGAACCTCAATCGATTGAGTCAGATCACAAAGAGACCGCTTCTGGCGTGGGTATGGCGTCTCCGTCACTCGTCGGGCTTTGCCATGCTCATTGTGGATGCATCGATCGATGCAGAAGAAAAGATCCGATTGGCCCAGATCATCGACCATCAACCTACAGAAGCGAGGTTGATCCGGCTCGAGCGTGAGCTCGACGCTTGGTATCTCATCAAACGATGCAAATGGGCCATCCGTTGGTTCCATCGAGCCGACTGGATCAAGACACACCCGCGAGCCTTTGCGATTCCAGCGATCTGCGCCGTATTGAGCTTAGTGTGTCCGGTACCGTATTACCCCAAACGGGAATGTGTTTTCGAGCCCGAGTTCAAGCAGTTTGTCCCCAGCCCCGTCGAAGGCCGTATCGCAAAATGCTTCGTGCGACCTGGGGATCGCGTGGAAACTGGTCAGTTGTTAGCCAATCTCGACGGCGAAGAGATGAAGCGAGAGCTCGCAACAGCCGAAGCGGAATTAGAGGGTGCACAGAAAAAATTCAATTCCGCCCTGGCATCCAAATCGTCCGGTGAACTGGGACTAGCCAAGGTGGAGATACAAAAATCAGAAGCCAAGATTCATAATCTGCGAGATCAATTGCAACGTCTCGAAGTGAGAGCGACCACGGAAGGGGTGATTGTGCAAGGCGATTGGCAGAAGAGTGTCGGCATGCCAGTGACACTGGGACAAAATCTGTTTGAAATTGCAAAATTGGAATCGATGACCGCGGAAGTCCATTTGTCCGCACAAGATCTGGGCCAGATCACAGTAGGGGATCGGGTTGCAATCCGCACGGATGTATCGGGAGGGCATACGTTCCTGGGTGAGATTGGTCGCATCGAACCTCGCGCCAAGATCGAAGATACCGAAGCGATTTTTGTGGCAGATGTCGTGATCAGTGATCCCCACTTCGAATTGCGTCCAGGCATGAAGGCCAGCGCGCAAATCACAGCTGGTTGGCGATCTGTCGGCTGGTTGCTTTTCTCGCGCCCTTATCGATGGTTTCTAAACCAATGGGTCTGGTAG
- a CDS encoding type 1 glutamine amidotransferase domain-containing protein, with the protein MQKPLVNRRVLAFVGDIYEDLELWYPKLRLIEAGAEFVIAGEEAQKVYEGKNGYPCKSDISIDQANAGEYDAVLLPGGFMPDRLRRLPKVKSLIAEFAESQKCVAAICHGGWLAISAGVYRGVRVTGSPGIKDDLENAGAIWEDAPVVVDRHFVSSRKPDDLPWFASAMIEVISQR; encoded by the coding sequence ATGCAAAAGCCTCTCGTTAACCGACGAGTTCTCGCATTCGTCGGGGACATCTATGAAGATCTAGAGCTGTGGTATCCCAAGCTTCGGTTAATCGAAGCGGGGGCGGAATTTGTCATCGCGGGAGAAGAAGCTCAAAAAGTGTACGAGGGGAAAAACGGATACCCCTGCAAATCGGACATCAGCATCGATCAGGCGAATGCTGGCGAGTACGACGCGGTCCTGTTGCCAGGGGGCTTCATGCCTGACCGATTGCGAAGGCTGCCAAAAGTGAAATCGCTCATTGCGGAGTTTGCGGAGAGCCAAAAGTGCGTGGCGGCGATCTGCCATGGTGGTTGGCTGGCCATTTCTGCCGGAGTCTATCGCGGCGTTCGCGTGACAGGATCTCCTGGAATCAAGGATGATTTGGAGAACGCCGGAGCGATCTGGGAGGATGCTCCTGTTGTTGTCGATCGTCATTTTGTGAGCAGTCGCAAACCCGACGATTTACCTTGGTTCGCCTCCGCGATGATCGAAGTGATCAGCCAACGATGA